The DNA window CGGGGCGGCCGTGATCACTGGGGCGGACTCACGCCGATGCTGTTGTACGGCGGCGGTTTGACTCATGGCCAGACGATCGGCCAGTCCACCCGCGACGGCGGCCAGCCGGCAGTCGATGCTTGTAACACCGATAACCTGATCGCCACCATCATGCATACCCTGTTCGACGTCGGCGAACTCCGGATCCGTCAAGGCTTGCCTGTCGATCTGGTGCGCATGGTCGGATCGGGCGAGCCCATTCCCGGCCTGTTCTAGGGTCCGAGTCCGTTTTCGACCGAGCGATACGATCCAGGAAATGTCCCGGATCACCGCTTGAATCTGCTGTCCTGGCTCAAGGCGATTTGTCGCCAGGAGTTCCTTAACCATGGCTACCGGGACTGCTGGCGGTCGGATTGTCGCACGGCAGGAAATCAAACACCAGGCAGTCCTCGCCATGTGCGTGGATGAGCTCTCGTGTTTCCTCCAGCAGTACGGGTAGCCGATGATCGTGGTCTTCCATACCGCGATCGAGGGCTGTTTGAAACGCCTGGTACGCTTCGCCGAGGGTGGTTTCCGGGACGACGGCGGCGTGTTCCTGGAACATGCGAGTGAGTTCTGCGCTGGCTACTTTGCGATCCATGAGTGGGACTCCTTGTAAAATGACCGATCGGATGACTGCCCATTTGACTGCCGCGCGATCACATCCCCTTGCGGCTGACCTTTCACTGAAACGGCATAAAACGCCATTTTACGTGTGAAATAGCAGGAGTCAGGGGCGGAATTGACAGGACCGCAGAGAGCGGCCTTACTGGCCTGGATGCTCTTTGCGGCAATGAGAATCAGGTGCAAATGGTGCGCCTTGCGGATCGAATCAGGGGTCGAAGGATCGGCTGCCGCGACAGATACGCGGGAACGGCGGGCGTTGCCATTCTCCGCCAGGCTGGCCGGAAGCAATGTGCGGGCAAGTCGTCGCGCCGTTATAATTAATGGGGACGCTCGACGTCTGTTTGATCCTTGCCTGCTGTGTCGTCTGCCGGGAGTCCTGACCCGTGAGTCTGAAAGTCGCCAATGCTGCGGGGTTTCTCGGGGATCGTCTGTCGGCGGCGCGGCGGCTCGTGGACGCCGCCGAGGTGGACTATCTTACGCTCGAACATCTGGCCGAACTGACGCTGTCGATCCTGGCGCGGATTCGCGAGAAGAATCCCCAGGCAGGTTACGCCAACGACTTTCTCGAAGTGCTGGCCACCCTGGCGGAGCCGCTGCAGCAACAGTCGCAGTTGCGGGTGGTGACCAATGCCGGGGGGATGAATCCTCTAGCGTGTGCGATTCAGGCGGGACGCTTGCTGCAGGAGGCGGGCCTGGGTGCGCTGCCGATTGCGGCAGTCACGGGCGACGATCTGGCGCCGCGGCTGGCGGAACTGCAGGCGGCCGGGCATCTGTTGCGCCACTTCGATACGGGCCAGCCACTGGCCGAGCTCGGCTTGCCGGTCGTGTCGGCCAATGCTTACCTGGGAGCGGAACCGATCGCCGCCGGCCTGGGCGAACAGGCTCGCCTGGTAATCACGGGCCGCGTAGCCGATGCTGCTTTGACGCTGGGTCCGTGTCTGCATCGGTTTGGCTGGTCGCTGCAGGACTGGAACCGACTGGCCGGCGGAAGCGTCGCGGGACATTTGATCGAATGCGGAGCCCAGGCGACGGGCGGCTATGCGGTCGACTGGGCCGAATACGATTTGACCGATGTCGGATATCCGATCGCGGAGATCGAAGCAAGCGGCGACTGCGTGATCACCAAGCCGCCTGGCGCCGGCGGGGTTGTCAACCGGCGGACGGTCGTGGAGCAACTGGTTTATGAGATTGGCGATCCGCAGCACTATTTGACGCCCGACGTCGATGTGGATTTTTCGGCGGTGGAAGTCGCGGAGATGGGTCCGGACCGGGTGCGCGTTTCGGGCGCCCGGGGCCAGGCGCCGCCTGACAGTTACAAGGTGTCGTTGTCGTATCGGGCCGGTTACATGGCGAGCGCACAACTGCTCGTCTACGGAGAGGATTGTCTCGCCAAAGCAGAAAGATGCGCGGCGATGATCTTTGCCCGCACCGCCCAGGCGGGATACACGCTGGAGCGGATGCACTGGGAGCGACTGGGGGCCGGCGACGGCGTACCAGGAGTCGCGTTTGCCGGTCGTCCCCCCGAAGTAGTCCTGCGTGTCGCCGCGCAAGATTCCCGCCGCGAGGCGGTCGAATGTTTTACCCGGGAGATTGCTCCCTTGATCACCAGCGGCCCGGCCGGTCTGGCCGGCTACGCCAGCGGCCGCAGTCCGGTGCGCCCGGTCTTTGCATTCTGGCCCACCACGATTCCCAGGTCGGCGGCTGTGGCGGCGGTGGTCACACGAACGGCTTCCGACTGGGCGGAACGATAACAGCGATCGAGCACGCTGCGGATCGGGTCGCCCTCCCCCTGGTCCCTGTTAGAGGTTGGCTGGATAGGAGCCTTGCCGTTTCAGCAGGCGGTCGTGCCTGTCCGAAAACCGAATGGCTTGCTCGGAACGGGCGGTCGCCAGCGGTTTGAATGCGTGGTCAGCAAGCGGGGAGGTTACTCAAGGAAAGGAACGTCTGACAGTGAAAACCCTGTTGAAAAGACTTCACGTTCATGTTGACGTCTCTTGGAGTCGGTAACTAAGATACCAAAATATGGGGAGAGGTTGTTTCTTACTGGCGGCCAGTTTGATGGCGGCCGCACCCGTCCTTACACCAGGGAGACTAAAATGCGCGGAGCATTCATCGCATTAATTGGAGCTTACGCCTTTGCCGGCTTCGCGCTACCTGCCTTTGCACAGCTAGGCGACAATCAGCCCAAGTCGGACGAACGCGTTCGCAAGATTCTGGAAGAGCGAGAAATCAAATACGAAGTCGACAAAGACGGCGACTTCAAAGTGGTCTTCGAAACGACCGGCGATCGCTCGCAGTTGGCGTTTATCAAATCCACCACCAACGAGTACGGCAACTTTGAGATTCGTGAAATCTGGTCGCCGGCTTACGCAGGCGAACCGTTCTCGCCCGAGGTGGCTTTCAAGCTGCTGGAAGATTCCCAGTCGAAGAAGCTGGGCCACTGGGAGAAGCACGGTAAATACGGCGTGTTCGTCGTCCGGATTGCCGCTTCTGCGGATTCGGACTCGCTGTGGAACGCCATGAAAGCCGCCCTGCAGTCGGCCGACGCCATGGAAAAAGAGATCACCGACGACAAGGATGAATTCTAGACGGTTCTTCGTCGATTCCGATTGCCGCGTCCGCAGCTTGCCGGCTGATGAAGCAGCCGTGCGGTCGCAGGCCAGGCGACTTGCGGCTGCATCCTTGGGCGGGGTCGCATCCCGACATCGCCGGGAGCCGGATCAGTGACCTGTTCCGGTCACTCGATCAGGCATCGATCGAGAAACGAGCCGCGGGTTCGTTCTCGGCGGTGGTGCTTTTGCTCTCGTTGTCAGCGGCGTAATCCTTGGCCGTAATCTCGACCTCTTCCGCACGCAGCGAAGGCGGCGTTTCGTGCGGGTATTTTTCGCATAGCGCGAGCCAGGTGGCCTGTTCTTCTTCCAGCACCTGAATGGTCGCGAGGAGCTTTTCTTCGCTCCGTTCCATCTGCGCCAGCGTCATCGTTTGAAAGATGTACGCATAGATGGCGGCCATGGTGCGTTCCAGCGGGCCGCTGGAAGGGCGAATCGTCGCCAGCAGTTCGCTGACAATGGAACGACTGCGGATCAGCGCTTCAAACGCCTGTTCCGGTTCCTCGTTCCGCCAATGCTCCATCGTTTGCCGGGCAAAGCGGATGGCGCCGCCGATTAACATCAACCGCAGTTTCTGCGGAGTGGCCGTGTTAATCTGCGTCTCTAAGTAGACATTCCGGGCATGGTCGTTTTGCATCGGTACGCACGGGGGCAGGCGGGGGGCGGGCGACTTGCAAGGTTGCAAGCGGGAATTTTCAGGAGGGCGAAGTCGGGCGTGGAGCCGCGAAAGCTTCTTCGACCCGACGGCGGGGGAAACTTGATCCTGGCCTGGGGTTTTCCCTTTGGATGGGCTTACTGATTTAGACTCAGCGGTGCGATCGACGCAATCGAACTCAGGTTCGATTGCATTTTGGCGATCGCTTCTTCCATTTTGTAGAATTTGGTCAGCAGCAGTTCCCGCTGTTTCTCAAGTCGATCGGTCAGGAATTCGACCCGATCGGTGTTGTTGTCGATATTGGTCTGCAGCGAAGCAAGTCGCGTCAGCAGCAGGGACTTTCCCTCGCCGGCGAGGCCATCGATGGTCTTTTCAAACTTGGCGGAAAGGCCGAATTCTTCGTTGGTGAAGAACTCTTCGACAGCTTCGGGATCGGCGGCGAATTTCTCCCGCAGCCGGGTTTCGTCAAGGGTGAGCTGTCCGTCATTACCGATGGAGATGCCGACTTCGCCGACGGAGCGGATGGAGCCGGCGCCAAAATATCGCGAGCTGACCAGCTGGGTCAGGTCGGACTCAATGCGGAGCGTTTCCGGCGATCCAAAGAGAACGCCGGTCGTCAAATCGGACTCGTTGAAGAACGTGATGCTATCGATCTTGTCGCGGAGTTTGTTGTACTGATCGACGAACGCTTTCATCTGGGAGACCAGCGTGTTGTCGCTGGGGGCCACCGTTACGCCGACCGACACTTCCGAGCTTTGGTTGACGGTCAGACTCAGGCCGTCGACGAGGTTGTTAAAGGTATTGGTCGACGACGAAGTGAGGATACCGTCCCCTTCGCCAAACAGGAGCAGGGCGTCGCGGCCTTCGGTGAGCGTCTGGAAACTGAAGGAAGCATCGTGCGCGTCGACCAGCAGCGTGCCCTGCTTGCCGCCCACGTTGCTCAGGATCGACAGGCGATTCGGCGTGACGCCGGAACCATCGCTGAACAGGCTGGCGGTAACATCCAGGCGGAGCGCGTTGACCTTGTCGGCCAGATCCTGCAGGGTGTCGTCGGCGTCGATTTCGATTTCGATCGTTTGCCGGCCATCAATCACATAAGTTGGCTGTCCGCTGAAATCCTTCTGGACGGCCGCTCCCAGCAGGTTCAGGTCCGCGGCTGCAGTGCCGGAGCCGACTTCGCTGATGGTGATGGGCGCTCCGGCGCCCAGCGTATCGACAATCTGCAGGCCGTCGCCCGTTTCGTTGATCTCGGCCCGCACGCCCAGGGGCAATTCATTGATGGCGGAGATCAGGCCGCCGATCGTGGCGTCTCCCAGCTGGCTCAGATTGACCGCACTGCTTTTACCGCTGGCGTCGGTAATCAGGAAAGAGTTCTTGCTGACGCCGCGGCCGCCGTTGAGCGAATCCAGGGTGGTGTGTTCGCTGACCGACTGCAGATTGAGCGAGCCGCCTTTGATCGAGGCGACGCTGGCGTTGACGGCGATGCCCAGTTTGGCGGCCGTATCCGTGGCGTCGCTGCTCTCGACGATCAGGTTGCCCAGCTGTCCGCTGGTATCGACCAGGGTAATGCCGTTACGCGCCTGGTTGACTTGGGCCGTCACCTGGAGGCCGGCGTTGTTGATCGTTTCCAGCACGGCGTTCAGGGAGTCGGCCGACGACAGATCGACGGTGGCGGAATTCCCGGACCGGTCCTGGATCAGGATTTCGCCCAGTTGGCCCAGCCCAGCTCCGCCGCTCAGGCTGGAAAGAAGGGGGCCCTTTAACGGACCGAGCAGGCGTTCGCTGGTGATCTCTCCGGCGACGGCGGTCCCGGTGAGCCCGAGGTCTTCAGCGACCGAGCCGCTTAAAGGGCTGGTGACCGCGAAGGTGGAAGCGCCTGAGGTGAGGTCGGTCAGGACCAGGCGGTCGCCGCTTTCGCTAAGGGAGGCTTCCAGGTTACCGGGCGAGGCTTCGTTGATCGTTTTGATCAGATCGCCAAGCGAGTTGGGCGCGTCGGCGTCGAGCGGCTGGAAGTCGATGGAGATCGTCTGGCCGTCGGCCAGTTTCACGCTCAGGTCGGGCAAGCCGGTGCGGATGCTAAGGCCGGCGCCGTCGTTCAGCTGGTCGATCGCGATGGTTTCCGACAGACTGACGACATCGGCGCCGACGGCCGTGTCGCTGGCGACGTTGATGCCGGCCAGGCCCAGGTCGGCCGCAGTGGAGCCGGAACCGACCTCTTGCACGCGGAGATTGCCGGTCCCCTGGCTGGTGTCGACCAGTCGAAAGGAATCGCCGACGGTTTCGGCTTGGATGTCGATATCGTCGTTGTTGTTGATGGCGGCCAGCACATCGTCAACCGTGAGCGCAAAGCGAAGGTCGATGGTGGCGGACTGGCCGGCGCGATCGGTCAGTTTGATCTTGCCGGCCGCGATCCCTTTGCCGCCGTTGAGCAGATCCAGATCCAGACCTTCGTCGACAAAGCCGTCAAAGCCCAGACGCAGCACGCCCTCGCCGATCGGTTTGTCGGTCGCCGCGAAGCCGCTGCTCAGGATCTGGTGCTTTTGCGCTGTTTGCGCAGGGGTGAAGCGATATTCGCCCACCGCGGGGCTGCCATTGCTGGAAGCCGAAAGGAAAGTGCTGTTGCTGCTGGAGACGCTGCGCGCCTGGAAAATGCTGGACTTGCCAATTTGCCGGGTGGCGTATTGCACGCCAAGCAGGGCCGCGGTCAGTTCGGTAACCGCGGTTTGCTGGGACTGCAGTTTGCTGGTTTTCTTTTCCAGACGGTCGCGCGGCTGGGCGGACAGGCTGATCAGCTGATCGACCGTCCCCGTAATATCAATGCCGCTTAAGAGTCCGACATTTGTCGTAATTCGACCCATATGATCACCTTTGGCGGTCGCGTTCCCGCGTCTGCTGGAAGGGGGCGTTCGTCGTGGCGAACGACGCTGGCGACCAGATCCTTGGAATACTGCTCCATAGAGTATCGGCGTAATTGCCGCGCCTTACGCAGCCGAACTGGCGACGACCAGAGATCGTCGGGGCTGCGGCCGCAAAGCGAGGCCCGTCAAAGGCCTCCCCGCGGCGAGTATCCGGGCCGCGATGGCGCGGCCTGGTTCCTGATCGACGAAAACGCCGGTTCGCGAAAAATTGCGAACCGGCGTGGGTTTTCGAAGATCGACTAGAGCCGGTCGGCTGCGACTATCGCAGCAGACTGAGCACGTTCTGCGGATTCTGGTTCGCGATTCCGAGAACCGAGGTGCCGGACTGCACCAGAATCTGGGCTCGTGTGAGCCGGGCGCTTTCCGCGGCGAAGTCAGCGTCGCGGATGGAGCTTTCGGCGTCGGTCAGGTTGGTCAGCGTGTCGTTCAACGTGAAGATGTTCGTTTCCAGAGTCGTTTTCTGGAACGCACCCAGACGCCCACGCAGCGTGGTCACCTGGTTAATCACTTCGTCGACGACCTTCGCGGCTCCCGTCACATCGTTGGCCAGCGACTTGGCTCCACCCGATCGCAGTTCGAACAAACGTCCGCTGACGCCGCCCAGACGCGAGGTGTTCACGCTCTGGATGCCCAGGCGGGCCTGCTGGTTGGAGACAACATCGGGTCCCAGCTGGAACTGGGCGCCGCCGCCGGTGATGGAGAAGCTGACCGTCGTACCCGAGGCGACATCGCTTTTGAGGGCGAAGCTGATATCGAGCGACGAGGTATTGATCGAGGCTCGCAGACCGTCGGCCACCGCTTTCACGCCGTTGATGCGGGCGTTCAGGTCGGTTCCCGTGCTACGGTCCGCCGAGTCTCCGTTGTCGTCGGTCAGGGCAAACGAGCCCGACAGCGACTTGATCGACACAAAGTTCTTCGATCCGAAATCCGTGGCCACAAACTCCAGGCCGCCGGCTCCGGCGTCTTCATTTCCAAGCAATGCGGCGCCATCGGTCGTACCGCCGATGGTCACCCCGCCCGAGGTCGTTCCCTGGTCGAAGACCGTGACGGCTCCGGCGCCGGTGCCTTCGGCTGTCAGCGTGAACAGGTCCTGGATGTCCTGGCTGGCGCTGGTGAAGGCGGTCTCAACCTGCGTGGCGGTGCTGACGCCGCTTTGGATGCCGACCGTCAGCTTTTTGGTGGTGGAATCGTAGGAGAACGTTTCCGAACCCGCGGTCGCCGTGTTTTCGAAGACAATTTCCACGCCGTCGTAGTCGGCGCCCGTATTCAGGGCGTCGAGCGTCAGCCGGGCGTTGGTGCCGTTCTGGGCGACCGTCGTCGTGGTGGCGTTGGCGTCGGTGAAGGTCCGTCCCAGCGTCTGGAATTCCAGATCGTCGGTTGTTGCTTCCACCAGACCCGTGCCGTCGCTGCCGTTGGCGTTGCTGACACTGATCCCCAGACTCGACAGCTGGGCCGCGTTTCCGGAGTCATTGAAGAAGTCGACCAGATCGTTGGCGGTGGTGATAACGTCGCCGTTATCGTTGGTCGCCAGGTTGATAATGACGGTGCCTTCACTCGTCACGCCGCCAGCGGTCACCGCAGTGTTGCTGGAGGTAACGACGCCGGCGCCGGCGCCGCCGCCGAACACGGCGCCGCTGAAGTGATCGTTGACAAACGTGTCGCCATTGACCAGGGCGGCCACATCCGCCGCCGTGGCGGCAGCCGTTACGTTGATGTTAAGCGTCTTGGTCGAGGCGTCGTAGGCGATGGAATCCGCAGCGGCAGTCGCGTCGAGATTGATCGTAACGCCGTCGTACTCGGAACCCTTGGTTTTGGCCGTAATGCTAAAGCTGGAGTCGGCCGCGGCGCCCTGCACCACCGTCGTGGAGAAATCTGTGACTTCAGGATCGGTCGTCAGATCGACGCCCAAAGCCTGACCCGGGGTCGCCGCGACAAAGCGGATGTTCTTCGTGGCGTCGGGAGCCAGGAACTGCAGGGCGTTGCTGGAGGTTTTCGATCCGGTCAGCGCGAATTCCTGGAAGTCGGTGACCACGTCGTGACCGTCGTTCCCTGTGGCCAGGGCGGCCGACAGGTCCACGTTGGCGCCGCTGGCGTTGATCGCCGCGACGATATCATTGGCGGTCGAGGTGATCGCCCCGCCCAGTTCGCCGCCCGACAAGGTCGCCTGCAGGCCGGCGTCGGCGATGGCAATGGTGCCGGAGCCGTCGGATTCGCCCACGTTGTCGGCTTCGAACAAAATGCCTACATCGGCGTCGGCCGCCAGATCGGCGATCAGCTGGGCTGCGGTCGTTTCGCCCGAATCGTCGATGGTGATCGTCAAACGACCCACGCCGCCGGTGCCGCCGTTATGGTCGTAAGCAAAGGTAGCCGCGTCGCCAATGTCGCCGCCCACGGCGAAGACCACTTCGACATCGTTAAATTCGCTGCCGGGGATCTTCGACGTGAACTTCAGGTCATTGTTCAGGCCGGTCAATTCGGCGTCGCCCTCGGCAGCCACATGGGCCGAGGTCGCCAGGTTGACGGTGAGCGTACCCGGATCGCTGCCGGTCGGCGCAGTGTAGGCGACGCTGAGGGCCTGGCCGGCGGTGGACGAATCGTACTTGACGCGGATGTTGCCCGGGTCGACGCCGGCTTCGGTAGCGGTCAGGACGATGTCGTTGTCGCTGCCGAAGCTCGACAGGGTGATCGAACCCGCCTGGGCGTCCTGCTGGACAATGTTGGCTTTCACGCCAATCGCGTCGGACACCAGGTTGACGGCCGCGGCGATCTGCTCGGCCGTGCTGCCGGCGGCGAAGTTGAACGCTTCAAAGCCTTCGGAGCCGCCGATTTCCAGAGTGACATCTTCGTCGATCGTATCATAGCCGTACGACAGCTTGCCTTGCGTGGCTTGCGAAACCACCTGCACGTCGACCCCGATTTCTTTGAGCGCCCCGAAGTTGGCCTGGTCGATCTTGAGATCGGCAAACGACTGGTTGCTGGCGCCTTTGGTGATAAAGTCCAGGCTACCGTCGAGGATACGACGTCCCTGGAAGGAGGTCACCTGGGCCACGCGGTCGATCGCTTCCAGCGAGGAGTCGATCTGCAGCTGGTTGGCGGCGATCTGATCGTCGCTGAGGGCGCCCGTATTGGCGGCTTCCGAGACCAGCCCGCGGATTTCGTTCAGCAGCGAGCTGACCTGTCCGAGAGCGCTATCGCCGGTGGCGATCAGCTGGTTGGCTCGCTCGCTGTTGGTGATGGCTTTTTTCACCCCGATGATATCGCTGCGAAGTTCTTCGCTGGCGATCAAACCGGCCGGGTCGTCTTTACCGGAGCCAATGCGGAGACCGGTGCTCAAGCGGTTCAAAGTGGTTTGCAAATCACTATTCGATCGCTGCAACGTATTCTGTGCGATCAACGAGCTGACATTGGTATTGATTCGGGACATGCCGAACACCCCTTAAATTTGGTGGACTTCGTCGGCGCCCATTCCATGGCGGCGAATGTGGAATTGGACTGCTGCTCGCTCAAGAGGGTCCGCCTCGGGAAACGAGCAGCATGTGTTGTTGTGCTTCGGTCTAGCGACCCCTCCGCCTTGAGTGTTCTGCCCGCTGGAAGCGGGATTGCCGGAACACTCGCAGGAATAATCGCTACTCACCTTGCACACGCGCCTCGGAGACATCCTCCTGCAGCGTCGTTTACGCTTATCCAGGAACGACCTGGGCCTGACAAACTCTATCGATCCTGCCGCCTTGTGAACTTTAAGCGTTTAGGGAAGAGATAGCCTCTTTTACCTGTCTTCCCAGGTTGACCCTGTCGACGGCAACGGTCGTAGCGGTCGCGGCTGACCCATTGGCCTGGCAATTGCACTCTCCTTGTTCCCAGTGACGGCCTTTCGGAACGTCCTGGGCTCTCCCAGGATGCCTTTTCCGAGGGAACATGGGGAAACACCTTATTTTCCCGCCAGTGCCGGCATTTCCCGTCGCAATCCCAGCGCAGCCGCCGTTCGCTTTGCCGCCATTCGAGTGTGCTGCGAACGATCGGGTCGGCCTGGAGATGACCAGCCGTTGTCACGATTGTGCCGGCACGCAACGCGACTATTGAATAGCAACTGAATAACAACGAAGTAACACCCCCGCTCGAAGCGGCGCTCAATCGGCCGCTTCGAACGCTTAACCAGGAGTAGACCGATGCCCACAGCCTGGACCGATAAAGACGAACGCCAGTACGAACACATCAAAGAAAGCGAGCAGGACCGCGGCAGCAGTACTGAAGAAGCGAAGGAAATCGCGGCCCGAACCGTGAACAAGCAGCGTCGCAAGGAGGGCCGCACGCCCAACCGCCGCACCCAGGGAACGGGGAACCCGACTAAACCGCTCGAAGAAAGAACCGTCGACGAGCTGCAGAACCTGGCCTCGGAACGGGAAATTCACGGTCGTTCCCGCATGCGGAAGCAGGAACTGGTCGACGCCCTGCGGAAAACTGGTTCGTCCGACTGAGCGGGCGAACGTGCGTTTTAAAGGAAGTTACCTCCCTCCAGCCCGTGATAAAGGCTGGCGTTTCCCTGTCATGGAGAATATTGGAATGATATCCTGGAAAGAATTTCTGTCGGAGCACGGGGTTCCGTATGAGACGGTTGACAACTCTGAAGAGAAAGCCCAGACGGTCGTCTTCAACGCCGATTCGGGTTATGCGTTTGTGTTGGCGATGGCCCCGCACGGCTGTCAGATCGACCCGGAGAAGGTCAGTCAGGCGCTGGGCGGAAGCGTGGTGAAAGCAGCCACGATGGACGAATACCACCAGCTTTGTTCGCCCTGCCAGCCGGGAGCGATGCCGCCCTTCGGCCCCGCCTACC is part of the Lignipirellula cremea genome and encodes:
- a CDS encoding acyclic terpene utilization AtuA family protein, with translation MSLKVANAAGFLGDRLSAARRLVDAAEVDYLTLEHLAELTLSILARIREKNPQAGYANDFLEVLATLAEPLQQQSQLRVVTNAGGMNPLACAIQAGRLLQEAGLGALPIAAVTGDDLAPRLAELQAAGHLLRHFDTGQPLAELGLPVVSANAYLGAEPIAAGLGEQARLVITGRVADAALTLGPCLHRFGWSLQDWNRLAGGSVAGHLIECGAQATGGYAVDWAEYDLTDVGYPIAEIEASGDCVITKPPGAGGVVNRRTVVEQLVYEIGDPQHYLTPDVDVDFSAVEVAEMGPDRVRVSGARGQAPPDSYKVSLSYRAGYMASAQLLVYGEDCLAKAERCAAMIFARTAQAGYTLERMHWERLGAGDGVPGVAFAGRPPEVVLRVAAQDSRREAVECFTREIAPLITSGPAGLAGYASGRSPVRPVFAFWPTTIPRSAAVAAVVTRTASDWAER
- a CDS encoding flagellar export chaperone FliS, producing MQNDHARNVYLETQINTATPQKLRLMLIGGAIRFARQTMEHWRNEEPEQAFEALIRSRSIVSELLATIRPSSGPLERTMAAIYAYIFQTMTLAQMERSEEKLLATIQVLEEEQATWLALCEKYPHETPPSLRAEEVEITAKDYAADNESKSTTAENEPAARFSIDA
- the fliD gene encoding flagellar filament capping protein FliD — encoded protein: MGRITTNVGLLSGIDITGTVDQLISLSAQPRDRLEKKTSKLQSQQTAVTELTAALLGVQYATRQIGKSSIFQARSVSSSNSTFLSASSNGSPAVGEYRFTPAQTAQKHQILSSGFAATDKPIGEGVLRLGFDGFVDEGLDLDLLNGGKGIAAGKIKLTDRAGQSATIDLRFALTVDDVLAAINNNDDIDIQAETVGDSFRLVDTSQGTGNLRVQEVGSGSTAADLGLAGINVASDTAVGADVVSLSETIAIDQLNDGAGLSIRTGLPDLSVKLADGQTISIDFQPLDADAPNSLGDLIKTINEASPGNLEASLSESGDRLVLTDLTSGASTFAVTSPLSGSVAEDLGLTGTAVAGEITSERLLGPLKGPLLSSLSGGAGLGQLGEILIQDRSGNSATVDLSSADSLNAVLETINNAGLQVTAQVNQARNGITLVDTSGQLGNLIVESSDATDTAAKLGIAVNASVASIKGGSLNLQSVSEHTTLDSLNGGRGVSKNSFLITDASGKSSAVNLSQLGDATIGGLISAINELPLGVRAEINETGDGLQIVDTLGAGAPITISEVGSGTAAADLNLLGAAVQKDFSGQPTYVIDGRQTIEIEIDADDTLQDLADKVNALRLDVTASLFSDGSGVTPNRLSILSNVGGKQGTLLVDAHDASFSFQTLTEGRDALLLFGEGDGILTSSSTNTFNNLVDGLSLTVNQSSEVSVGVTVAPSDNTLVSQMKAFVDQYNKLRDKIDSITFFNESDLTTGVLFGSPETLRIESDLTQLVSSRYFGAGSIRSVGEVGISIGNDGQLTLDETRLREKFAADPEAVEEFFTNEEFGLSAKFEKTIDGLAGEGKSLLLTRLASLQTNIDNNTDRVEFLTDRLEKQRELLLTKFYKMEEAIAKMQSNLSSIASIAPLSLNQ
- a CDS encoding flagellin N-terminal helical domain-containing protein, with the protein product MSRINTNVSSLIAQNTLQRSNSDLQTTLNRLSTGLRIGSGKDDPAGLIASEELRSDIIGVKKAITNSERANQLIATGDSALGQVSSLLNEIRGLVSEAANTGALSDDQIAANQLQIDSSLEAIDRVAQVTSFQGRRILDGSLDFITKGASNQSFADLKIDQANFGALKEIGVDVQVVSQATQGKLSYGYDTIDEDVTLEIGGSEGFEAFNFAAGSTAEQIAAAVNLVSDAIGVKANIVQQDAQAGSITLSSFGSDNDIVLTATEAGVDPGNIRVKYDSSTAGQALSVAYTAPTGSDPGTLTVNLATSAHVAAEGDAELTGLNNDLKFTSKIPGSEFNDVEVVFAVGGDIGDAATFAYDHNGGTGGVGRLTITIDDSGETTAAQLIADLAADADVGILFEADNVGESDGSGTIAIADAGLQATLSGGELGGAITSTANDIVAAINASGANVDLSAALATGNDGHDVVTDFQEFALTGSKTSSNALQFLAPDATKNIRFVAATPGQALGVDLTTDPEVTDFSTTVVQGAAADSSFSITAKTKGSEYDGVTINLDATAAADSIAYDASTKTLNINVTAAATAADVAALVNGDTFVNDHFSGAVFGGGAGAGVVTSSNTAVTAGGVTSEGTVIINLATNDNGDVITTANDLVDFFNDSGNAAQLSSLGISVSNANGSDGTGLVEATTDDLEFQTLGRTFTDANATTTTVAQNGTNARLTLDALNTGADYDGVEIVFENTATAGSETFSYDSTTKKLTVGIQSGVSTATQVETAFTSASQDIQDLFTLTAEGTGAGAVTVFDQGTTSGGVTIGGTTDGAALLGNEDAGAGGLEFVATDFGSKNFVSIKSLSGSFALTDDNGDSADRSTGTDLNARINGVKAVADGLRASINTSSLDISFALKSDVASGTTVSFSITGGGAQFQLGPDVVSNQQARLGIQSVNTSRLGGVSGRLFELRSGGAKSLANDVTGAAKVVDEVINQVTTLRGRLGAFQKTTLETNIFTLNDTLTNLTDAESSIRDADFAAESARLTRAQILVQSGTSVLGIANQNPQNVLSLLR
- a CDS encoding Rho termination factor N-terminal domain-containing protein, translating into MPTAWTDKDERQYEHIKESEQDRGSSTEEAKEIAARTVNKQRRKEGRTPNRRTQGTGNPTKPLEERTVDELQNLASEREIHGRSRMRKQELVDALRKTGSSD
- a CDS encoding aminoacyl-tRNA deacylase → MISWKEFLSEHGVPYETVDNSEEKAQTVVFNADSGYAFVLAMAPHGCQIDPEKVSQALGGSVVKAATMDEYHQLCSPCQPGAMPPFGPAYHIKTTLLDAALAKAGEIYCESDDPHAALKMDYGDFSRAVTPIVVPLTMAK